A window of Nocardiopsis sp. Huas11 genomic DNA:
GTGCGCCCCGGTCCAGGATCAGCGCGGTCGCGACCACCTCGGCGCCCGCCTCGCGCAGCGCCTCCACCGCGGTCAGCACCGAGTTCCCCGTGGTCGAGGTGTCCTCCAGCGCCAGCACGCGCCGCCCCTTGACGTCGGGTCCCTCGATCCGGCGCTGGAGGCCGTGCGCCTTGCCGGCCTTGCGCACCACGAAGGCGTCCAGCTTGCGTCCGCGCGCGTGCGCGGCGTGCACCATCGCGGTCGCCACCGGGTCGGCGCCCAGGGTCAGACCGCCCACGGCGTCGAAGTCCAGGTCTTCGACGTTGTCC
This region includes:
- the pyrE gene encoding orotate phosphoribosyltransferase; its protein translation is MSERDELLRQINDKAVVRGKVTLSSGIEADYYVDLRRVTLDGEAAPLVGSVMLDNVEDLDFDAVGGLTLGADPVATAMVHAAHARGRKLDAFVVRKAGKAHGLQRRIEGPDVKGRRVLALEDTSTTGNSVLTAVEALREAGAEVVATALILDRGARERVTQEGLEYRAVYGVEDLDL